The Levilactobacillus namurensis genomic interval TGCTGTGGCACTTCTGGTTGTTCCTGGCTGTCCTTGGCGGGTTTGTCCTCAATCAAGTCTGCAACAGTCTTCTTGGGAGTCACATCCTTGGCTGACTGGTCATCGTCGTACTCGGATTCGGTCGAATCGTTGATAGCTTTGACGAACAAATCGTTATCGTTAGAGCTGTTGATGTAGAGCTTAGCGGCCCGATTGATGATCGTCCGTTGAGCCATTTCCTGACCGAATTTCTGTTGCACGTTGTGGGTCCGCGATTGCGACCAGCTGGCGTCGATTTCCTTCTTGGTCATGACCGTCCAGACCTTATGGCCATCCTCTTGGAGCACGTAGGCAAATGCCCCGATGATAGGATTATCGCGATTCTCAAACTTTGGCTGATACTTGGTGACGATCAGGTTCATCTCGTCATCAGCGCCAATCTCGAAGCCATCACCCTTAAAGACTGCCTGGGCTTTGATATCCTTGACCGACGACAATTGCTTGAGCACCGTCACTGACCCGAAGTAGGAACGCTGTAAGGTGCATTGCTTACCGTATGGGATGAAGTAGCATTGATTCTTTGCGGGGCTTAATCCCTGAATGGCCATGTTGAGCAGTGCCTTTGAGACTGACCGTGGGTCGCACTTGTCGAGCATTGACGGTCCCTTTGAATCGTCTGACAGGATCAGCCAGGCGGCGTTGAGTGCGTTGCCGACCGAGTAGCTAGGTGGGAGCTTGAGGCCCTCACTGTCCTGCATGTTCTGAATCTCTTTTTGAACTGATACTACAAGTTGATTAGCCATTTAGTTTCCCTCCTCGTCCAAATTTGGTGACCAGCTGACCAGTTCATCACTGATGCTGTAGAGTTGATTGATGTCGTCATCGCCAAGTTTGTTGTTCTCCGCCAGTTCCTGTACCTTGCTGAAGAGAGCTGATTTGATATCGTCCAATTCGTCCGTGTTGGTGCAAACGATGGACTTCGGCGTGTACTTGCTGTTGGTACGAATCATCACATCCATGTGATCACCTCCGCGTCCTTGTAGTCCTGCAGAATTTCGGCAAGGTTGTCGTCGTCATAGTCGATTGGGTCACCGTAGTCCTCATGTTCGCTGTCTAGGAAGTCGTGCATCGAAGCGGCGTCATCCATGACGTACCTGCCATCGTCAAGCGTCCAGTACTTCTCACCGTAGATTAGCGGGAATCCGTCAATGTCATACGTTTGCTTGTCCTCAGCGGAATCCTTATCCAAGCGATTCATGTAGTTGTTGAGGTCAAACGTTGCATGGTCTGGTGCTACCATTGAATCCACCGCCCTTCTAGAGTAGAATTGAAACTGAAAATACTTGAGATAAGTAATCTTTCACCGAGCTCTGACGGCCAGGTCAGGGCTCTTTTTTTGTGCCAAATTTTCATTTCTGTTCCTCCTTTAGTTCCAATCCAAAGAAATCAATCGCCCAGGCTTTCCAGCCGCCCATCGCGTGCACTGACTCGGACAGCCAGTAGCCGAAGCTGACGCACAGTGCAATCAGGCCGAACCATGAGACAACCTCACCAACGTAGTAGTAGAACAAATCCATAATTATTAACTCCTCTCATCTAAGTACCTGCGCCAGGCGTCCCGAACTTCCGGGAACAGCCAAACGCGTTTGCCACGCTTGCCAGGGGCTCCTGCACGACGTTCGAGCTTTGCCACGTATCCCAGCGGAACGAAGTTTTGCTCAAGATTGCTAGTGGAGACCCCGGTCATGTCCGCCAGCTGACTAAGGTTGACGGAGATTTGAAGATTGTCATTTTCGCCAAGCATTTGGTTCACTTGGTCTTCGATGACCCTCTCGGCCACCGCTTGTGGATCGAACGTCGCCATGGCTCTAGCCTCCTACCCTGGCATTTGCTTCATCGAATACTCCGTGGATGTCAACGCCGGCATACTTGGCTTTGGCCACAATGTCGGTATTCTCTGACATGATCTCCTCGGCGTACTCCCGGAAGTAGTCCCGAATCAACAGCGTCTGTTGCGATGACCGGGCCTCCGGCTTGGTCGTCATGGCCTCGTCGAATGATTCTTCAAGCGCCCGGCGGTCGTCCTCTTCCTTGCGTTGCTGGAAGAGCGTTGCCATGACATCGTCATAACGTCTGCTGCTCTTCAAGAAAGAAAGAACGCCGTAATCCTTACGGGCGCCAGAGAACGCCAACAAGGTACTATGCAGCGCGTGTGCCAACCCAGCTCGCATCCCCTTGTCGCCAGTACGCTGGCCATTCGCTAAACGGGTCAATTGACCATCGGAGATATGAACTTTTTGAGCAACGTCCCTACGCACCACTCCTGCCAAATCCAAAGTTAATTGTTCGGCAAATTTATTCTGCATGCTGTCACTTCCTTCTAACTGTCAATTTGATGTAAGACATTTGACAGCCATAATCGTTATACTTAAGCCATAGCTTCAAAGACTTGGTCAGCTGTCTCATTAGCAATTTGTGCCTTAGCAACCACAACTAAGTTTTATAATAGCCGATCGTTATCAGCGGTTAGTTCTTCAATGAACTTAGCTGAATGATTTGACGTGCCAGCTACCATTTCAATTTTTTTCTTGCCGTGTCATTTTGCCACCTCCTATTAATTTGATGAGCAGTGTCCGATCACAAGAATCAGTAATCCTGCTGCTAGAACTTGGAGCATAGTGTCACCCCCGTTCTTTGGAAAAAATAATATTAGTCACCTCAACTTTTTAATTTAATTTCTACACCGTCCACTAGTGCAAACAGATTATCCTTTGCTAGTGGATATTTTTGTTCAATTCGTTTCATCTCACTATCAGTAAAGGTAACTGCGGCAAACAAATTATCATCAACAGAGACATTTACCAAGTGATTAAAACCACCTGACTTGTAAAAATGAATCACTTCATGCTTTTTCATCAGCTCACCTCCTAACGTTAAATTCAAAATTGAGAAAGAAAATCCAGCTGGTAAAACTCAAATTTGGGTATGACATAGTGCTATCTGAGCTACCTACTTTCGCATTAGCCCCACAACTATGAATGGAACTATGATTGCCACAATGACTGGCCAGACAAACTTAACGAAAATCCAGTGTCTATCCGTGAAATCAGAAAACCTTTTCCAGAAACCCTCTGGTTTGGATTTCTTAATCCGATCATTGAGTTCTGGACTGAATCTTACCTTCACCAACTCACCTCCTCTGGCTACCGATATCACTCACCTTCTCTGGTACAATTGATACCGGAATGGAGTGGTAAATAATGATTATTGCGCAAGTAATGGGGCCAAAAGACTGGGCCCTTATTCTGACACCAATGGCGACTATACTAGCTGTTCTTCTACATGACGCATATCAGTTCGTTAAGGACAAACGGCAAATTCATCATCAAAAACAGTTAGAAGCATATGAAACATTCTATGTTCCTGCGATTAAATGGTTCTACCAACTAAACCCAGACGGTGCTTCATATCAAGAGATGAAATGGAATAATCCGGATGTAGATAAAATGGATCAATTGATAACAGAAAACATCAAATACGTTTCCCCAGAGATTCTTAAAATCTATATTCTTTATTTTCGTTCAGCTCATGAGCAAGGGTCAGTAAAAACAGATAGTGGTTTAGATATATCCATGGACTTCTTAAATTCCACACCCAAGGAGGCGGTACAACATCAAAGCCTTGAAATCGCAAAATATTTCCATGCTTTGATGGTTACGATAACCACAGAAGCAAATAAGGAATCGCGAAAGCTAGGAATGCCAGAAATCGGTAAACCAATGCTTGAGAACCTTCAAGATATGAATCTCGCTCCAAAAAATAAACGGGAAGGATTATGGCGGTTACTACACAAGCGGTTTGATAAATAGTCAACTCCAAGACTCCTTTTCAAATAGAAATCGTTGATGAAACCTAAACTCCATTTTTTAGGATTTTTTCGACTTCTTGGCGTTCAAGTTGCAGCTTGGACGCTTTTTTCCCAAACAACCAATCAACCCGTCCTTTCGCAACGGACCACTCAAATTCCGTCATACCAGCAACAGCTTCTGCTAACTTCGCAGATTGTTCTTCCTTCTTCATCAGCTCACCTCCTCAGGTTGCTTATTTGTACTATTAGAGTCGTTAGGTCCAAATAAAAGTTCATCGACAGTTACACCAAAGAAACTAGCCATAGAAATAATGGTATCAACCGATCCGTCACGGCGGCCATTCTCCATTGATGCAACAGTACTCACAGAGAACTTTGTCTTTGATGCTAGTTGCTCCTGAGATAATCCGGCCCGCTTTCGATAATACTTTAAATGGGATTTCATCTTATTCCCTTCTTTCTTTATGTACTAATAGTATCGCTACTATTTGTACAAGTCAACTCTTTTTGTACAAACATTTCATTTATTTTAAGCATTACTCTAAGTACAAGATATAATACTAATAGTGGAGGTGTCTTAATGACTACAGGTAGTAGAATTGCATCACTGCGCAGACGCATGTCGATGACCCAACCGATGCTGGCCGAAAAAATGAACGTTAGTCGAAGTACTGTAACTAGCTGGGAAAATGATCGGCGCTCTGTTAGCAATGATGACCTGATAAAACTGGCTGATCTATTCGGGGTCACAACCGATTATCTGCTTGGCCATAAAATCGATTTAGGCGATACCCCCGTGGCTGCCCATCTCAGAAACGGATTGAGTCTCGACGACTTACCTGAAGACAGGCGACAAGCCGTTATTGACTATATGGAATACCAAAAATCCCTTTACAAAAAAGAACAGGAGCGCAAAGGGAAAAAGGAATGATGCTAATTGAGACTAAGCAGACTCGAAAAACTGATGGCTCAGCACCCCGAACTAGATTTCGTCTTCGACAAAAGTGTGCCTATCGAACTTGGCGGGTATGTTGTGAATAAAAAGATTTTAATGAATCCCAACATCTCTGAGCGTGAGCAGTATCAATGGCTATATGAAGAATTGGGCCATAACGCCACTACTATTGGTGACATTAGTGATTACGGACCAGCAGAAAATGCAAAACAGGAACATCAGGCTCGCGTTTGGGGATTTACTCACTTGCTAACACGGGCTGACATGGAACGCTTACGTCGCGAATATGCGTGTGAGGAGTCCGACTACCCAGCAGCTGATGATGTTGGTGTTGAACTACCATATCTGCATGAAGTTGGTCTTGCGTATGGATTGCAGTACAAACACGTTTTGGATTAAAGGAGGGACTACATTGAGCTTAAAAATTGGCATACAGTCAGTTAACCCACTGCAAGGCAATGAGGACCTGTCCAAGGCCACTATTGACTTTATTATCAAGTACATCAAGAACCACTTTCCCAATCTGTCAGGTAGAGAGCTGAATGAATTTATTGCCATTACGTTCGATAGTCTAAGTAAGGGTGATAGGGGACAATCTATAACAGACTATATGAATAGTAATAATCTATCAGAAAGCAATATTTCCGTTTATGACTCTGTTCTTGATTTATCCATGAGACCACTAGCATTCATAAGTCGATATCTATCGTCTTATACGCAATAGATTTAAATACTACACTTGGTGTGCACTAAACGATGAACGAACCTCCCCTGAACACCGTAAATTAGATGGGAAAAAGTTTGCTTTGCTTCCTGAGTATGAGACCAAAGAAATTCCATATCTAGAAATCTATCCAGGATCTGAACATTTGTGCCGTTGCTTTATGGACCCAGACTTCGATAATATGTGAAAGATGTCTTGTTGGAGCAGGGATTCAGTAATCATTTAGTTTGAATGAATACCAGTTTTGAGAACCTCTTCAATTAAGTAATTCGTAATGTGACTATCTGCAAAGGGTGCAGTTGCCTCCAAATAACAATCTTGTTTTGATCATTCTGGATTATTGGCTTTAAAAATTATCGTTAGCAATTTCACGGTTCAAAAAATGTATCTCAGACTAAGGAGAATTCTATGTCCGAAAACTTTATGCATATTCCAAGAAAATGTCCGCACTGCAACTATTCAGGTATACAAACTCAACTCAGCAAAACAGCGTCCTTCCGCTCTTATGAAAACGAAGAAGTAGAGGTAATAGTTTCAAGATGTGAAAATTGTCGACGAGCAACCGCCTACAATTTATTCTTCACCAGCGGTGGTTCTTATTTGCGAACTGAATTAGTTAGCCCTATATTTTCACCAGAAAATATGACTTTTCCAAAATCCATTGAAAAGATGTCGCCGTCATTTATTAAGACGTATTCTCAAGCATCTACAGCAGAAGAAATAGGCCTATCTCAGATTGCTGGTATGGGATATCGAAAAGCGCTTGAATATTTAGTAACTGATTTTGTGCTAACCAATAAGCTAGTTACCAAAGATGAGTCTGTAAAACTCCCTCTATCTAAACTAATTAAAAAACTCCCCGAAGAAAGTATCAGGGAGTTAGCGCTTGCTAGTGCTTGGATTGGAAATGATGAAACTCACTACTATCGACAGAATCCTGAATTCCAGGTTGCTGATATAAAAGAGTGGATTCGGGCCATGATTAATTACATTGAGATGAAAGCATCAATCAAACGAGCTCACAATTTGGTAAACAAAAACTAGTAAAAGTAATCCTATTTATTGAGCTCATTGATTCCTTTTTCACCGATCAAAATGCCATCAGTTGTCCAAAACTGTACAACTTTTCTCACTGGCGAATCAACAGTTCCTTTTCCTATAACATGTTCCACTCGAATAACTTGCTGCAATTCTGCCCTTTCAACCACAGGTTCAAATTCATTCATTTATATCACCTCACCAGTTTTAGTTGCAATAATTATAAAACATACGTTCACTTTTAGCTACTGTCCAAAACTGACGACGTTAAAAGCTGTACATATTTTCAGGAGGGACCAACATGTCAGAAAATGACACTAAGTTTTGCTCATCGTGTGGTAAAAAAATCCCTATCAACTCAGAATTTTGTCCTCATTGTGGGGAAAAACAACCAGTAGTATCAGACAACCCTGCTCAAGAAAAGACAGTCGTGAAATCGTTTGAACCGTCGAGACCAATTTCCAAATCAAATTCCACCAAAAAATGGATTTCAGGCATCACTGCCG includes:
- a CDS encoding recombinase RecT, with protein sequence MANQLVVSVQKEIQNMQDSEGLKLPPSYSVGNALNAAWLILSDDSKGPSMLDKCDPRSVSKALLNMAIQGLSPAKNQCYFIPYGKQCTLQRSYFGSVTVLKQLSSVKDIKAQAVFKGDGFEIGADDEMNLIVTKYQPKFENRDNPIIGAFAYVLQEDGHKVWTVMTKKEIDASWSQSRTHNVQQKFGQEMAQRTIINRAAKLYINSSNDNDLFVKAINDSTESEYDDDQSAKDVTPKKTVADLIEDKPAKDSQEQPEVPQQSESVSEASEIASESVSGSEASASSKSLNDSQFIDSLLDGIDKSKGKEADADASGTQQTDLFPDDGVHSKFD
- a CDS encoding transcriptional regulator, whose translation is MQNKFAEQLTLDLAGVVRRDVAQKVHISDGQLTRLANGQRTGDKGMRAGLAHALHSTLLAFSGARKDYGVLSFLKSSRRYDDVMATLFQQRKEEDDRRALEESFDEAMTTKPEARSSQQTLLIRDYFREYAEEIMSENTDIVAKAKYAGVDIHGVFDEANARVGG
- a CDS encoding helix-turn-helix transcriptional regulator encodes the protein MKSHLKYYRKRAGLSQEQLASKTKFSVSTVASMENGRRDGSVDTIISMASFFGVTVDELLFGPNDSNSTNKQPEEVS
- a CDS encoding helix-turn-helix domain-containing protein, encoding MTTGSRIASLRRRMSMTQPMLAEKMNVSRSTVTSWENDRRSVSNDDLIKLADLFGVTTDYLLGHKIDLGDTPVAAHLRNGLSLDDLPEDRRQAVIDYMEYQKSLYKKEQERKGKKE
- a CDS encoding phage minor head protein, producing the protein MRNRFKYYTWCALNDERTSPEHRKLDGKKFALLPEYETKEIPYLEIYPGSEHLCRCFMDPDFDNM